In Ovis canadensis isolate MfBH-ARS-UI-01 breed Bighorn chromosome 23, ARS-UI_OviCan_v2, whole genome shotgun sequence, the DNA window ACCCTTCACTCTCCACGGGGTGAGAGAATGGGTCAGCAGCATTGAGTAACCAGGGACGAGGTATTTTCGGTATTCCACCCCTACAAAATAATACTTTCCTGGTAAAATACTGTGATTTGTTTCATGAGGGACATGGGGAGCAAAAATTAAAGCAGGGTGTACGGATCTGGGAAAATAATGGTCTTATGTTGTTTTTAGCTTCAGCGAGAACCAAGGCCTTTCCCCAAGCTCAAAATCCTTCGAAAAGTTGAGACAATCGATGACTTCAAGGCTGAAGACTTTCAGATTGAAGGCTACAATCCTCACCCGACTATTAAAATGGAAATGGCTGTCTAGAGTGCTTTTAAAGGCGTTGTTTGAAGGATATTTACACCCAGGTAAAAGTTCACTTGGCTGTAAAGGTGAAGGATCTAGGTCAAAACCTGTtagtgatctgttggttattatCCATTAACTTTTAAGAATGTTGCCACTGGCAAATAAGAGCTGTGTTGTTCTCTTAGTAGTAAAAGGCCTTGGGTTTGGGTGACTCGCTGAGGGTGTCTGTACATGTAGTGATTTTGAATAAAGACAGGAAAGAGAATTTATATTAATTCAAATTTCATAGTGTTTTTAGGAAAATGGTCAGTGCATTTCAAGAATTATATAGAACTGTTTCCCCATATCTGAGCAAGCTGGGTAACACCCATCAGTCATGTTAATGCCTAGTGTGGTTATGAATGTTTAAAGTTTTATATCTTGCCACAATAAATGTTCTGCattcatgttttttttaaaactgtagttCCTGCCTAAAGTAGATTAACTGAACCCTCCTAAATAAACACACATGTGCTGTGTTCTGGTTTGGATGTGGCTTAGATAGGGTGTATTTTAGAAATGCTGAGTAAGCTAGTTCGccctatttttttctgtttcatttaattcTGGCTTTATCATTAAAAACAATGATTATCTAGAATAAAGACTTTAAGGGTTATAGAAATAGTCTGATACCATTTTACCGTCATTAGCTTCAGCACAGTGTGAATTCTCTAATAGGCTCACACTGAGCAAGAGAAAGATGCTAAACCACCTCAGCgctatctgatttttttaaacttttgttgcagagcatataCTGCACAGTGCTGCAGCACTGTTTGTATTACACTAATTTATGAcaagtgtgtttttaaaaagattaaggaAGTATTTCAGCATGCTGCTTGTTTTCAAAGTACAGTTCAATGTCTAGGCATCAGTGTGTGATGGAAAATTTAAGAACATCTTCCTGTACTTTGAATTAATTGGaactatttttgtttaaatactaCACAGGAGAATTTTTTCTGCTAAAAGAATCAAGAAATAATGATGACTAAGCTGATCCCTGAGGTTAGTATGACTTTTAGCTGAACTTGTCTTGATTGgtaggatgatttttttttcccttctatttttgTAAAACCAGACCCAAGAAATCTTAAACCTTTTCACTTAAAGCAAAAGGTGTCAGAGCTGAGCACTTAATTCCCTTGAGCAGTTAGGAGCTTCTTCCAGACTTCACCATCTGGATAGCGGTGTCTCTTTACCGAGTCCTCCTTCATTTCTGTTGAATAACCAGCATCCTATCAAAGACAAAAAATGGAGTTGTTAATAACCTCCCAGAACAaaagtcatttattttacttatttctgcTGCTCCAAGAAATGCTTTTAAGTCTCAGCCAGAGGCAactgaattaacatttttaaaagttaagtttGCAGGTTGTTTGAAATGGGGGAGAGGTACCCTGCTACTTCTCAGGGTTAGTTAACTAATCATACTTCTTTGTTAGTTCCACCTCTGCTGGTGAAAATTAGCCCCGATCTTTTAAACAGGagggtcaatgaagcagatttttttttttttaaggtacagTCAAAACCTTTTGCTAACTTGCTAGATGGTTCCTGGTTTTTAGTTCGGTTGCACGGGGTAGGGGGCAAGGAGTGCATGTTTTCAGGTCCAACTAGTGGGGAAAGGCTGCCGGGAGAGAAGCCTTGTCAGGGGCCATTTCACCCCAAACCCTGACCTTTGCGCCTGGGGACTTAAGACTAAAGAACCATTTGTTTCTAGATAATGAAAACAGATTCGAGGAGACCAAGCTttgtgcctgggggtggggggcaccgcAGGCTCACCTTTGGAGGCATGTAGGAAGCCTCCCTGATCAGCACAGGATACTTGAAATGCTCATGCAGGTGGTCGACGTATTCACACATCCTGGGAGGAAGGAATCAGGTTGGAGTAACAATGCCTTCAGTTAGATGGGCTGCTGGGCAGAGGGCTGAACACCGCTGAGAGAGATGGACTCAGTCGAGGGGTGGCTGATACCCCATGGTTCTAGGCAAATCCTTCGCCCATTTTCTCATCCCTCAAAGCCTGCAGGACCTTTTAAGGTTGGTAGAAATCCAACCCTCTCCTTGTTCCTGGTTTGCGGAACTGAAATGGGAGAGGCAGAAAACCCTAGGAGTGGTGGTTTTTAGAGTTTAAAATCTCTCAGGTGTATTAGAATTCAGCTGAAGAACCAAACATTGCTTTATAGAAGTCCCTGTAGACCCTCCCAGGTCCCATTTCTCAGTGTTGAACTTAATGTTCACCTTTCCCAGGCATGTCTTCATGCTCTCACTACATACTCCTAGTGATCTGTCTGAAGTACGATATTTAATtccaggaagaaacaaaagcataGTAAAACCATATGTGTGCAGGTGACTGGAAGGAGACTGTCCTAATTTAAAGCTCATCTGGAGCATGTTGAGAAATGAGATGGAACTAAAAGATGCAGCCAGATGATGATGAGActagacagaggcagagagtatGTGATGAAAGCGAGGCTTTAGAAAGTCAGAAACAGGAGCTGGGTTTTGGGTTTGCATTTGGTTGcaactcccctcctctccccccaaCTTATGTACCTAGAAAACAGCTACCAGGAAACCACCCTCTAAAAGAAACAAGACTATTTAGTGGTGGGTCTCTAAACTGAGTTCTAGGATGTGCCAAGTGGCCAGGGTTCTCTCTGGACTAAGAGGCAATACTGATGGTAACGCCACATCACTGACCTGTCTTGGAGGCTTGCAGAGACAGATATGAAGTCAAATATGATCAGATGCTGCACCAGTTCACAGAGGCCAACTCCCCCGGCATGCGGGCACACAGGGACTAGAAGTGTAGACAGGTTGCTGCTGAGTGCCAAGGAGGGTAGAGGGGGAGGTGTGAAGGGGGACTCTGGCTTTTCTTAGTGTCTGCAGGTGATTATATCATTAATACTTAGGACCGAAAATCATCAAAGATTCTCTGATTAAGCTTGAGTTAGAAAAAGTTAGCACGGCAACTCCAGAGGGAAGcagggtgtgtggtgtgtggtgtgtggggagATGATGCCTGGTCCGCAGCCCCATGGCACCCTTACTGTCAAACTTCTTGGCCATCAGCAACACCGAGAGGTTCTCGTTGACACTCCCCAGCCTGCAGCTGTCGATCTGCAGAAACTTCAGGGCTTTCGCCTGTAGGAGTTGCTTAAATATCACTCTATTGTGGCACTGGAAAGAGAATTAAAACACACCAACAGGAGAGTCAGCCCTCGCCTTCAGGGTCTATGATCCTGGCACTGTACCCACTCCAAGTCACTCAACAGTGGCCTCCTGGGAGCCTGGACTGTATGCCTTCTTCATCCTCAGTGGGTGTGAGGCGAGCCCTGACAGGCAGGAGGGGACCTCCTGCTCGCTTCATTACAAGTCTGCTGGTAGaagtaagtatgtgtgtgtgtctcatgtAAAAGACCATAAGACTTGTGTGTCGCATAAAAGACCATCTATCAGGGCGTGACCACCGCAGGCAGTAGTGAGTGGGAGAAGCAGCATCGGGATGAGATATGGGGACCGCGGTGAGCAGGTTCCCCGGGCGATGAACAGACACAGGGTGGAAGGGCGCTGCTCCCTTGGCGAGGAGAGCCGAGGACCCGCTCCTCACACAGCGCCGCTCGAGGGCAGTCTGCCGCGGGTTTTGGCAGGCGCTTGTGTTTGTTGACTAGCACAGAGGTAACGCGGTGTGTTTAAGTAGTTTCGAGGCTGATTTTCTTAAACGGTGCCTATTATACCCCTTGCAGCTTTAAATTGCTGCCTTGTAAATTCCAATGAGATGCTTTGGAAAAGATCAGTGACTTGAGTCACAGGAACTGTAGAAGAATCTACAAACTCTTGACCATGTCTTGCTGTAAAGTAGCCCCATTTCTTAGATGAAAAAAACCTCCCATCACAGAACACAGGTGGTGCAGCCCCATGGGCAGTGTCCACAGGCagtgccagtgtgtgccacccCAAGGAGATGTCTCCTACCTGTTCTCCTGTGGCCACGCCGATGCCCAAGGGGGCCAGTGCCTGTGAATACAAGGCAACCTGATGTCACTTTACTGCTTTTGAACTGACTCctaatgtttgaaaatattttttggcaGTTCAGCTATTTAGAGCTGTAAAAAGGAAAGAGCCCTGCTTTGGAGCTGTGTGAAGTTTCAGGTGCTGCAAAAGGGGGGCACTGGACCTCCTGGGTCTGATGGCATCACAAGTTCACATCCCACAGCTTGTTCCTCCCCCCGACTCCTTTATAAGTGACCCCCTCTGGCTTCATAGTCAGTGCTGTGAACCTAGCTAATGGGGGACTCCCTGAGACACAGGATGTTTCTCACATTCTCATGCACTGAGTTCTGACACCTGAAGGGGAGAGAAGCCAAGAGGGCCCCCAGTTTGGGTGGATCTGCCCTGGTTCAAGGACTCTAGGGGAAACTGAGAGGCAGCCTTCTATGGGTCCACCTGACCTTGACCTTAGCAAACCTCCACTTTGTTTCAGCCTGGGTGAGTCAAAGATCTGAATATCAGTCATTTCTGTGTTCACAAAGTACAGGAATCAGGTCTGGTGACCTCTGGGTTGCTGGTAGCCTTTCAGCTTTTAGTGATTGCTCTCTCTAGGATAAAGAGCAGTGCGAGGGAACAAGCCCAGGAATCCTAGGGTCTGAGACCACCGCTCTGGCAGCAGCAGTTTCTCTACCTTGGAAATGGCAGCGTGTCCCAGAATGTCGTCAGGGGAGGTGGGCTCCTCGATCCACAGTGGCTTGAACTCGGCCAGCTTTGTCATCCACTCCACGGCCTCAGGCACGTCCCAGCGCTGGTTGGCGTCCATCATCTGAAAGGGGAGAGAGACCCTTCGAGGGGAGGCCTGCCCACTGCTGACCCTGCTGCAGGGCTGTGCCTCCAGTGAGGAAGTGCTGTCTGTTGCTCACAGTCACTCAGCGCCACGACTGTGGGGCTCAGCATGTAACCGATCAAAGGGGGCCGCTGAGATGAGCCTGACAGGGAGCTGCTGTGAGATCCAGAAGTGCCCTGGGCTGGGCCCAGAAGTGCTGGCTGGCTCTGAAGCTCCAGCCTGATCTGCATttgtgcatgtatgctcagtcgtgtctgactctgtgaccccatgtagctgaccaggctcctctgtccatgggatttcccaggcaagaatacaggagtgcgttgccatttcctccaggggatcttcctgagccaagaactgaacccatgtctcctgcattggcaggcattttctttaccactttgccacctgggaagcccaggctgcATTTAGAAACCACCAAAATACATTTGTCTTGCAAGGTTCATAGTTTGTAGGAGCTGTTTCATCACATTCTGAATCACTCACAGTTAATGCTGTTTGTTCTCAATGGTCTCTTATTGGCTATTGTCTACTCTGGTTGGCACGATAATAAATAACCCCAACTGTATCATTAATTAAGCACCTACTGCACCAGGCGTTTTATGGATCCTGTCCCATTTAATGTCATAATAACTCTTATGGGGCAGTTCATATTAACCCATCCTACAGACAGGAAAGCTGACATGCAAAGGAGTAACTTGCAATAAGTAAATGATGATTTCAAGTCTGGGCCTCTGGAAGGCAGGTGCGGAGTGTGCAGAGATAAGAAAGGGCCTCTCGGTCCCTGACATCATCACGCTTGGCCAAGTCAGACCCAGAGACGGATTTCTCTGGTAGAACATGCTGAGTGGTACACCCAAAATCGATCTGTGTCATAAATTATTTAGATGAGGATGACCTCAGAAGACAAAAGTGGTGTTAATTCATATACAAATAATGTGGCTTTTGATCCTAGGTCAAGGACTCAAAACTTTTAATATATGAAACATGCTTCCAAAACAATTTAAAACTATTGTATTGTGACAttcttttaggaaaatattttagacgtaataagaaacataaaaatacacAGGAGTGGCTGATCCTTACATTTATCACACCAAAAGTTCCAGATTCTTGAGCAGTGGCTCCTAGAAACCCACCTACCCAAAGGCAGCTGGGCGGATTTGTTAAGAAGGGGGATTAAATGATTGACACACTGGGGCACCAATGGGAGAGCTGTTTGTTCAGGCACAGCCACACTAGCACAAAGGAACAATCTCTAAATTTATCTTATTGAATGGTTCTGCAGAATAAAACAGTTAAAAACTATCCACCCCCTCACTTGTGTTTGTTGGTTTTCagctttttttaagatttgccTACTCTGAGACCGTAAAGCTGTACCTCTGACATACAGTGTTAAAAATTCCCAATGTTAAAAACTCCCAATGTTCTTTAATCCTTGCTTGAAGCAGCTTGTGTTTTGGCCCTAgccagaggcttcccaggtggcgctagtggtaaagaaaccgcctgccaatgcaggaaacgtaagaaatatgggttcgacccctgggttgggaagatcccctggagaaggaaatggcaacccactccagtaatcttgcctagagaatcccatggacggaggagcctggtgggctacaatccatggggttgcaaagagctggacatgacagaagcgacacAGCAGAGGCCTCACAAGAGGCTGCTTCTCTGCAGCCGGGGAGGGTACTTACCAGTGTCTTCTCAGGCCCAATCATGTTCCTGATGAGTCGGCATCTACGGATGTCATCCTGGAGATCGGCACCAACTTTTACCTTAAACCTGTAACATAAATTTCATCTCATAATTTAGATCTGTTCACTGACTGAGTGAAGACATTTGGATTTTCTGCAGAAGTGACTGTTTCAGTAATTTACAGGTCTTGTCTTCCAGTAAACTCTTGCCCTTTCCCAGTCAGTGTTCAGACAAGCCACTCAAAAATAACCCTGTAAGCATCTCTCTTTACTCAGTATCAGGACAGTAACTCTAAATGACCTGACCTCTTAAGTCCAGGAGTGGACAGAGCACTAGAACTTGAATAATGTGCTGGGTTTTGCTGTGCCACAGAAGGGAATTAAGAACAAGAGAGGTGTGGTCAGACCTGGCAGGTGAGCCATATTCCTCGCCCCTCGCTCACTAGTCTCTGTCCTGCAGGCAGGCATCAGCCTGCTGCTCTGGAGCCTGGATGGCCTGAGGTTCCCTACATTACATTACACCCACCCTGTGTGCTGACAAAAAGCCCCTTACATCCTCTGCGCTCAGCACCAAACACTGAAGACGACGTTTCCATCCTGGGTGGAAGCCTCAGGAGGACTCTGAGCTCAGGGGCCTAGATCTCTCCTGGGCCTTCTCTGACCCCCAGTGGTCACTGTGTCAGCCTCTCCCAGCTACTCAGAGGGGGGAAAGGTGCCAGCACTTACGAGCACCTGCTGCCAACCCCAGCCGTGCCGGTCCTTTTCAGAAACAGCAACTTTGAGGAGAACCATGACATCTACTATTCCCGGTTTAGAGCGAAAACAAGGTTCAGAGAGGATGAGCAATTTCCCCATGATCACATAGCAGGTACTCACAGGGAATGGGGAAAAGGCACAATGTTGATTCCAAATCCACCACATCCCAAGTGTCTTTCCAGTGCTCCATGTTGCCTCCATCAAGTTCTCACTTCCCTAGCCCTTTACTTAGCTGAGGATCAACAGGAATTCAGTGCCTCTCAACGTTTCCTGAGCATGCAAATCACCCAGGGATCTTGTCAAAATGCAGATTTTTGGTACAtgcatacaatggagtattacccagccactaaaaagaatgaaaaattaccATTTGAAGCCACAGGGATGCacctagagattgttatactgagtgaaatcAGACAAAAAATATATcacttataaagtgaaagtgaagtcgctcagtcgtgtccgactgcaaccccatggactgtagccagcaggctcctctgtccatgggattttccaggcaagagtgctaagtggaatctaagaaagttacaaatgaacttatttatacaACAGAAGTCGAGTCATGGATGTAGGAAAAACACGGTtaccagggggtgggggagggataaactgggagatagggactgacagatacacactactatttataaaacagataactaataagggcctcctgtatagctcagggaactctactcaatattctgtaatggtctatataggaaaagaacccCCCAAAAAGCGGATGCATGTGTAACTGATaaattttgctgtacacctgaaactaacaatttTGTAAACcagctatactccaatgaaaacttttttttttttaagtcacaaaaaatacagattttgatGTAGCAGGTCTGGGTAAGGCTCAAGATTCTGCATTTTAAGTTAATTGGAGACTTTTTTTAGTCCTTATCATTCATCAAGCAACCTAcacaaataattttcttaatctaCCACAGCTGCAGCAGGGCTGGCTGGCACGCCTGCTCCACAGACCACTCTCGGAGGAGCAGGAGGCAGGTGGCCAGGCTCATGCAGAAATCCAAGTGACAGGCACACTGTCCACCATGAGCCGGATGTATGGACTCGCAGTAGCCATGGACAGCCACAGCTAACCCAGAGGAAACCCCAGGATCCCCAGGGGTCCGTAACCACACAGCAGGACAGACGAGAAGTGCAGTGGGGTAGGCTGGAGAAGAGGTGGCCTGGGGAAGAGGAGCTTGGCTCTTGGGAGAATTCCCAGGAGAATCATTGGGACGAGTGGCTGGAAGGTATAGGGGAGTCCAGGGTTCATTACATCAAAGCTCTTCTAACACTCAGAGCCCTTCAATTACACACAGACTCCCTACCAAGCTCCATGCGTCTGGATGTTTTCACACAGAAGCTGAATCAACGCTTGGTACTGCAGTAAAGAGTGGCTTTCTATTCTGGATGGATGCTTGAAATCAATGATCTCATTTCACTCT includes these proteins:
- the ENOSF1 gene encoding mitochondrial enolase superfamily member 1 isoform X1 produces the protein MVHGRVSRLSVHDVRFPTSLGGHGSDAMHTDPDYSAAYVVLETDVEDGLKGYGITFTLGRGTEVVVCAVNALAPHVLNKDLGDIVGDFRGFYRQLMSDGQLRWIGPEKGVVHLATAAVLNAVWDLWAKQEGKPLWKLLVDMDPQTLVSCIDFRYITDVLTEEEACEILRQSQVGKKEREEQMLAHGYPAYTTSCAWLGYPDATLKQLCSEALKDGWTRFKVKVGADLQDDIRRCRLIRNMIGPEKTLMMDANQRWDVPEAVEWMTKLAEFKPLWIEEPTSPDDILGHAAISKALAPLGIGVATGEQCHNRVIFKQLLQAKALKFLQIDSCRLGSVNENLSVLLMAKKFDIPVCPHAGGVGLCELVQHLIIFDFISVSASLQDRMCEYVDHLHEHFKYPVLIREASYMPPKDAGYSTEMKEDSVKRHRYPDGEVWKKLLTAQGN
- the ENOSF1 gene encoding mitochondrial enolase superfamily member 1 isoform X2, with translation MVHGRVSRLSVHDVRFPTSLGGHGSDAMHTDPDYSAAYVVLETDVEDGLKGYGITFTLGRGTEVVVCAVNALAPHVLNKDLGDIVGDFRGFYRQLMSDGQLRWIGPEKGVVHLATAAVLNAVWDLWAKQEGKDPQTLVSCIDFRYITDVLTEEEACEILRQSQVGKKEREEQMLAHGYPAYTTSCAWLGYPDATLKQLCSEALKDGWTRFKVKVGADLQDDIRRCRLIRNMIGPEKTLMMDANQRWDVPEAVEWMTKLAEFKPLWIEEPTSPDDILGHAAISKALAPLGIGVATGEQCHNRVIFKQLLQAKALKFLQIDSCRLGSVNENLSVLLMAKKFDIPVCPHAGGVGLCELVQHLIIFDFISVSASLQDRMCEYVDHLHEHFKYPVLIREASYMPPKDAGYSTEMKEDSVKRHRYPDGEVWKKLLTAQGN